The Theileria parva strain Muguga chromosome 1, complete sequence, whole genome shotgun sequence DNA window AGTCTGATTTACAACTTAATTTTCAAGGGGTTTGCACCTCTGAGGAATAGTAACCCTAGACTACTCTCTGGTCAATATCTAATGTTCGACAACACTTACCTAACTGCCTCAACAGGACATAACGAGTCTGGTGAAACTCTGGGTAATGCTAAGCATTACATTTCAGATATTTACTCCACTAGTAACACTAGTAAGAATGTGGATAGTCCTAACACCGATAACACTGTTACTGGCAGTGCTGATAAAACTGTGGAGAGTAGCTCTGTGGAAAATTCAGTCACTAGTAAAGATTCCAATGCCGTGGAAACGCCTAAGACCAATACCAGTGGTAATATGGATGACATAGTTGAGAATACCAATAATTGGTATGAAGAGATTGGAATAGATGAGGAGTTTAAAGTAAGGCCAGATCACGTAAGTTTGGAAGCTGAGGAAGATTTCGTTAATCTCATACAATCCAAATCTGCTGATTTATCACAAGAATTTGCCAACAAACTTTCATTAAATTCTCTTAACACTagtagtgtaaatagtgttagcAACGACAACATTGGTAGTGGAGATATGGTTTATTGTCCATTGAAGTTATCGAGTGCTTATGCAATGGGCGACAGTTTTAACTCTGAGCCAGCGTTTACTGCTTTTCACGGGTGGCAGCGGGGGTGTGTTGATTACATCTGTTATGACCCGAGCCTTGTTCAGTTGGAAGCGATTTACGAAATGCCACACTATTCACATGTTAGACGAAATGGTGACTTACCACACAAGGTACTGTTTTTTCACTGCTTCTATTCCTTAGCTACTAACTAGATTTTgcttaattatataattatgtatttGTCGTAACGAGTTATCACATTTTCTATCTACTTATGTACtattatattagttaatcatggtaataatgaaatgtgtagaaatgGCCTGCATCGGACCACTTTAGCCTAATATCACAGTTCAAGCGCATCAAATAGTTTAATCTAATACACATCTGATATACACttttaattaacattattaatatgaTGTACGAGTGTGAGCACAAAATTATTGACTTAAAAACTGATGTAAAAGGTGATTAAATTGCTTGGAAGACTGAAGTTCTAGCGGAAGAGTGTATGAAAAGGAGCTAATCCCCTTGTGATTGAGAGGTTTGTTTGAGTGGAAAGGATTCACGCGAGTGTATGAAGGGTTCATTTCCCTAGTTAAAGTGTGTAACTCGTCTGAAACGTAAGTAATGTCAGAGAACAACTCGCGGGAAATCTCAGTTAGTTTGTCAAGTTTCTCAGTGTTGATAGTCCTAGCACCTGGACCGAAATCAGTGTCAACTTTTACATTTTTGAGGATCTCAGACTCTAAAAGAAGAATGTTTGATATTTTCCCAGTAATCTCAGACAGGAAGTTAGACTGATCCAAATCCATAAAATAACGGTAATTTAGGTAGTTGTGTAGGTGTAATTTTTGAGAAAAAATTAGTAATGGAACATGCGTGATTTGCGGATAAAGTAAGATTTCTTTTTATTTCTTGAACGTCTAGAATCCGTGTAATCATCGACTAAGTAGTCGGAACCTGACCCCAGCTCATCCTCACTTAGGTACTCAGAGGAGGTCAAACTCTCAGATTCTACaattcaaattattcaaaattttagaagattaaaaattttaaaccccccaaatttttaaaaataatattttgtataatGGATTggaataaaatgtgtaaagagTTACCGTAAGTGTAGTCACTATCGTCGCTGTTATCCCCGAATTTATCCACAAATTCGTCGAgagtatattttatttccttcactaaaatatgaattataaagatgtgtaaaatcGTATAAATAGTAGTAGTAGTAAGGTTACTGTTTGAGAGGGAGTTGTTTGGAATGTAAATGATTGGATTTTCAATAACTTTTTTAAGTTCGTTAACTTCATTTAAAGTTATCTTCCAGCCTGGCTTATACCTGTAAACAGATTTGAATACTATAATTCCTCACCATATAAACGCATATAACCACTCCAGTATTATGTAGCTTGCCATTATctatattacacattttatagttTGGAAATAAACTGTATTATAAGGATATTATAggtaaaaatgactaaTTAGGACCAAAATATAGTGAAgtaagtgttaaaaataccatTCGGATGAATTTTAGAATGTAATCTTGGGTTTCGGGTGAAAAGTAGTCATTAATTTCCAAATCCAGCCAGCCATTGAACACCTTGTGTGTCAAAGTTTCCAACATACATGAAATTCCAATGCCTAAAACAATATAAatcatatattaataaatataaaactatGTAAACAAGTCCATGAGATAGCAGTAGAGTAGTACATGTAAGAACTTTCCATCTAGAATTGGCTGCGAATTCGAAGGAAGTGGCAATAATGCCGAGAATTACAAAGATTATGTAGGTGCAGTaggttttaaaattgttaataaaCTCTAAAACAGAAATGAACTGTgaaataagaataaaaagtACCTAAAATCCTCCTTTGGTATTCTTTAACAGTAGTTATAATCCTTAAAACATCACCCAAATCagattttatattatcaatCCACATTGTTaagctaaaaaataatattttaaaccGTAATATAAATGAGTAATAAAGTGGAAAATAGAGTAAACTAAGATTAAAACTAACTTTTCAGCCTTGTTTAGTTGTTCATTTTGTTTgctatttaaaatttcaaattgaTCCTTGACATTATTGTAAACGTTTATCATGTGATTTGCGGAATCCGCcaatttatttatctaCAAATAGAAAATAAACTTAAGTAGTGcattttaagtttaaaggTATAATTagagtgtgtaaataagacTTACGTTGGTTTCAGTTCTCTGGTTCCAGTCACCAGCTTGCAAATAAAAACATATATTATctaaattcatattttacactgtatcaagtatataataatttttataataatacaatgatagtaatagtataataatagtatggaGATTACCGATGTGATTTAGATCGGAATGATACATCTGAAAAGCAGATTCTGACATGACCGAGGGATCTGTGCAGTGCGATACTATTCTTCGTTTTAACTTCTCACATTCATTACTTTTATAATCTTCTTTACATGGATTTGTTCTGTACTCTTGGTCAGCGTTATTATCTGCTGTATTACCAGTATTATTGGATAAATAAGTGTTTAGTTGGTCAGGAGTAAATTTGGAAGGGTTTAGTATACAACCCTGCTCCTTGGTTGGAAACTTCCTGTTGGCCCTCAAAAAGTGACATTTGGTCTTTGCAAGTGCGATAAGTGACCTCGAGGCGTCTCCCTTGAAATCACAACTGTCAACGTCAAGGGTGTTAATCTCGCCTAAAACGTATTTCCAACAACCAGCCTCATTCATTATCTTGGTATAACTCGTGTCATCCAATGGGACGCCATCATCGtcaatatcaaatttatctcctaaaacaatatattaatagtatttgaACAATTTATATGATAAAAGATAAGTAAAATGAGTCTGATTAAGGTAgagaattaataaataagggggaaataaagataaatttgGGATAAATCAAGAGTAGAATAGGAGTGGAATAGTTAGAATTTAGGAAAAT harbors:
- a CDS encoding putative integral membrane protein, which codes for MSVKYVLLNLYIFFLTEFSSCSIYRNWTSTAKSNFKKGKDTYKLILNNLQEKESDCMSLLSNDKNVTDNFPIDLDYIHNTTDPYPCLTQFNRIGDKFDIDDDGVPLDDTSYTKIMNEAGCWKYVLGEINTLDVDSCDFKGDASRSLIALAKTKCHFLRANRKFPTKEQGCILNPSKFTPDQLNTYLSNNTEYRTNPCKEDYKSNECEKLKRRIVSHCTDPSVMSESAFQMYHSDLNHIDNICFYLQAGDWNQRTETNINKLADSANHMINVYNNVKDQFEILNSKQNEQLNKAENLTMWIDNIKSDLGDVLRIITTVKEYQRRILEFINNFKTYCTYIIFVILGIIATSFEFAANSRWKVLTCIGISCMLETLTHKVFNGWLDLEINDYFSPETQDYILKFIRMIMASYIILEWLYAFIWYKPGWKITLNEVNELKKVIENPIIYIPNNSLSNMKEIKYTLDEFVDKFGDNSDDSDYTYESESLTSSEYLSEDELGSGSDYLVDDYTDSRRSRNKKKSYFIRKSRMFHY